In Anaerobacillus sp. CMMVII, a single window of DNA contains:
- the rimI gene encoding ribosomal protein S18-alanine N-acetyltransferase — MEGNYSIRYMVEADIDDVLIVENNSFATPWSRTAFVNEIRNNKFAHYLVVEDNGKIIGYCGVWVIVDEAHITNIAIHPLYRGQKLGEQLLVHGIELARTLGATKMTLEVRVSNHIAQRLYSKLGFQPGGIRKNYYTDNQENALVMWVGL; from the coding sequence ATGGAAGGAAATTATAGTATTCGATATATGGTAGAAGCAGATATAGATGATGTATTAATTGTTGAAAATAATTCTTTTGCGACACCTTGGAGCCGAACAGCCTTTGTAAATGAAATAAGAAATAATAAGTTTGCTCATTACCTAGTTGTTGAAGATAACGGAAAAATTATTGGGTATTGTGGAGTATGGGTAATTGTTGATGAAGCTCACATTACCAATATTGCGATTCATCCGCTATATCGAGGTCAAAAGCTAGGAGAACAGCTGTTGGTTCATGGTATTGAGCTTGCTCGAACTTTAGGGGCGACAAAAATGACGTTAGAAGTTCGCGTCTCTAATCATATTGCCCAAAGACTTTATAGTAAATTAGGATTTCAACCAGGTGGGATAAGGAAGAATTATTATACAGATAACCAAGAGAATGCTCTTGTCATGTGGGTGGGTTTGTAA
- the tsaD gene encoding tRNA (adenosine(37)-N6)-threonylcarbamoyltransferase complex transferase subunit TsaD, with amino-acid sequence MENKLILAIETSCDETAAAVIKNGREILSNVVASQIESHMRFGGVVPEIASRHHVEQITIIIDQAMQEANISFGDLSAVAVTAGPGLVGALLIGVNAAKAIALAHDLPLIGVHHIAGHIYANQLITELKFPLMTLVVSGGHTELVYMEEQGSFEVIGETRDDAVGEAYDKVARTLKLPYPGGPHIDRLAASGNPTIDLPRAWLEADSYDFSFSGLKSAVINTLHNANQKGLEISNEDLAASFQESVIEVLVEKSKRAAQEYNVKQFLLAGGVAANKGLRNKLTEQFERLGIELVIPPLNLCTDNAAMIGAAAFVKLEKQQFATFDLNGNPGLDLEKE; translated from the coding sequence ATGGAAAATAAACTTATTTTAGCAATAGAAACTAGTTGCGATGAAACAGCAGCAGCTGTTATTAAAAATGGTAGAGAGATTTTATCAAATGTTGTTGCCTCGCAAATCGAGAGTCATATGCGCTTTGGTGGAGTTGTCCCAGAAATTGCATCAAGACATCATGTGGAACAAATCACGATTATTATCGATCAAGCAATGCAAGAAGCAAATATAAGCTTTGGTGATCTATCAGCTGTAGCAGTGACAGCAGGTCCAGGACTTGTTGGTGCGCTGTTAATAGGTGTAAATGCTGCCAAAGCGATAGCACTTGCTCATGATTTACCGCTAATCGGTGTGCACCACATAGCAGGACATATTTATGCAAACCAATTAATCACTGAACTTAAGTTTCCATTAATGACTCTTGTCGTCTCTGGTGGACATACTGAGCTTGTTTATATGGAAGAGCAAGGTAGCTTTGAAGTCATTGGAGAAACAAGAGACGATGCAGTAGGGGAAGCATACGATAAAGTGGCGAGGACGCTAAAGCTTCCTTACCCTGGTGGACCACATATTGATCGTCTAGCTGCTAGTGGAAATCCGACGATTGATCTTCCAAGAGCATGGTTAGAAGCGGATTCTTATGACTTTTCATTTAGTGGATTAAAGTCAGCGGTGATCAATACTTTACATAACGCGAACCAAAAAGGACTTGAAATATCCAATGAAGACTTAGCGGCAAGCTTCCAAGAAAGTGTCATTGAGGTTCTTGTGGAAAAGTCGAAGCGCGCTGCTCAAGAATATAATGTAAAGCAATTTCTTCTAGCAGGTGGAGTCGCAGCCAATAAAGGCTTAAGAAATAAACTTACCGAACAATTTGAACGACTGGGGATTGAACTAGTAATTCCCCCACTTAACTTATGCACAGACAATGCCGCTATGATTGGTGCCGCTGCTTTTGTAAAACTAGAAAAACAACAATTTGCTACCTTTGACCTAAACGGTAACCCAGGGTTAGACTTAGAAAAAGAATAA
- the tsaE gene encoding tRNA (adenosine(37)-N6)-threonylcarbamoyltransferase complex ATPase subunit type 1 TsaE, translating into MENFKVHTTSPEETMGIAERLGLLLNAGAVITLEGDLGAGKTHFTKGLAKGLNVKRTVNSPTFTIIKEYKGRLPLYHMDVYRVCEADEDLGFDEYFYGYGVTVVEWASLIKEQLPQELLSIEISHAGEDNREIVFRPKGERYILLCKELLNL; encoded by the coding sequence ATGGAAAACTTTAAAGTACATACAACGTCTCCTGAAGAGACCATGGGTATAGCAGAAAGACTTGGGTTACTTCTTAATGCTGGCGCAGTTATTACATTAGAAGGAGATCTTGGAGCAGGAAAGACTCACTTCACAAAAGGATTAGCAAAAGGATTAAATGTTAAAAGAACTGTAAATAGCCCGACCTTTACCATAATTAAAGAATATAAAGGAAGACTGCCGCTTTACCATATGGATGTTTATAGAGTCTGTGAGGCTGATGAGGATTTGGGCTTTGACGAATATTTTTACGGGTATGGGGTAACAGTCGTAGAGTGGGCTAGTTTAATTAAAGAGCAATTGCCACAAGAACTTCTTTCCATAGAAATTTCCCATGCAGGAGAAGATAACAGGGAAATTGTATTTAGACCAAAAGGTGAACGGTACATTTTATTATGTAAGGAGTTACTAAACCTATGA